The following are encoded in a window of Flavobacterium psychrotrophum genomic DNA:
- a CDS encoding homogentisate 1,2-dioxygenase has translation MPIYHKLGNIPQKRHTQFEKPDGGLYYEQLFGTEGFHGHSALLYHVHRPTQVKEILKSYSVEPKIAIDKNIKSLLLKGFELKPEADFLDSRKAMLVNRDCIIGLAAPQESLRSYFYKNADADEMLFIHKGTGTLRTLMGNIPFEYGDYLIIPRGMIYQIDFDTADNRIFYVESTAPIYTPKRYKNASGQHLEHSPFCERDFRMPTELETHDEKGDFLIKMKKEGMMHEVVYATHPFDVIGWDGYNFPYAFSIHNFEPITGRVHQPPPVHQTFETSGFVVCSFCPRLYDYHPKAIPAPYNHSNIDSDEVLYYVDGDFMSRNNIEQGHITLHPKGIPHGPAPGAMERSIGKTITEELAVMVDTFRPLMVTAEAMGLDDGQYYKSWVE, from the coding sequence ATGCCTATATATCATAAACTTGGCAATATTCCGCAAAAGCGCCATACACAGTTTGAAAAGCCGGATGGCGGGCTGTACTATGAGCAACTTTTTGGTACCGAGGGGTTCCACGGGCACTCGGCACTGCTGTACCATGTGCACCGCCCTACCCAGGTAAAGGAAATCCTGAAGTCCTACTCGGTAGAACCAAAAATTGCCATCGACAAAAATATAAAATCGCTGCTGCTTAAAGGTTTTGAACTAAAACCCGAAGCCGATTTTTTAGACAGTCGCAAAGCTATGCTGGTAAACCGCGATTGTATCATTGGGCTGGCAGCACCACAGGAGTCGCTTCGCAGTTATTTCTACAAGAATGCCGATGCCGATGAGATGCTGTTTATCCATAAAGGTACCGGCACGCTGCGCACCCTTATGGGTAACATCCCGTTTGAGTATGGCGACTATCTTATCATTCCGCGTGGAATGATTTACCAAATCGATTTTGACACGGCAGATAACCGCATTTTTTATGTAGAATCTACTGCGCCTATCTACACACCTAAGCGTTATAAAAATGCCAGCGGACAGCATCTGGAGCATTCGCCGTTTTGCGAACGCGACTTCCGTATGCCTACCGAACTGGAAACGCACGACGAAAAGGGTGACTTCCTGATCAAGATGAAAAAGGAAGGCATGATGCACGAGGTGGTTTATGCCACACACCCGTTTGACGTAATAGGGTGGGATGGATATAACTTTCCGTATGCGTTCAGCATCCATAACTTTGAACCTATAACCGGGCGTGTGCACCAGCCGCCTCCGGTACACCAAACGTTTGAAACCAGTGGTTTTGTAGTGTGCTCGTTTTGCCCAAGGCTGTACGACTACCATCCCAAAGCCATTCCGGCACCATACAACCACAGCAACATAGACAGCGATGAGGTACTGTATTATGTAGATGGCGACTTTATGAGCCGCAACAACATAGAGCAGGGTCACATAACGCTGCACCCTAAAGGCATTCCGCACGGCCCTGCACCCGGTGCGATGGAGCGCAGCATAGGCAAAACCATAACCGAAGAACTTGCAGTAATGGTAGACACCTTCCGTCCGCTTATGGTAACGGCAGAGGCTATGGGGCTTGACGACGGGCAGTATTATAAGAGCTGGGTAGAATAA
- a CDS encoding DUF2971 domain-containing protein, with amino-acid sequence MILYKYRNDSNFTEKIFIDKKVWLANAEALNDPFECKISEIAKDWIDEQVKVMKSGQLMGFAGGLVQAVKTKTGFYGLNSKQTNEYAKKFRARSFDQQYLSMRDFIFRKTGVEMSRPDDTFNNFDKQLNDVGIFSLTETDDNELLWAYYADSSKGIAIGFEVVEGNKLYNSEHCLKVIYTDTKPTFNGKGFKNTVSFFKDKNIQKISFDDETFRQAISTKNTTWFHEKEWRYVEERTGSYDFPGKIVEVIFGLKCQSDVREKYYNLVKMHINNEVQFFEVKIINNKLVKCSYSEL; translated from the coding sequence ATGATACTTTATAAATACCGAAATGATTCCAATTTTACTGAAAAAATATTTATTGATAAAAAAGTTTGGCTTGCTAATGCAGAAGCTTTAAATGACCCCTTTGAATGTAAAATATCTGAAATAGCCAAGGATTGGATTGATGAACAAGTTAAAGTGATGAAAAGTGGCCAATTGATGGGTTTTGCCGGTGGACTTGTACAAGCTGTAAAAACTAAGACAGGTTTTTATGGTCTAAATTCTAAACAAACTAATGAATACGCTAAAAAATTTAGGGCGAGAAGCTTCGATCAACAATATCTTTCGATGAGAGACTTTATCTTCAGAAAGACTGGTGTAGAAATGAGTAGGCCAGATGATACATTTAATAATTTTGATAAACAATTAAATGATGTTGGGATATTTAGTCTAACTGAAACTGACGATAATGAACTGCTTTGGGCATACTATGCGGATAGTTCAAAGGGGATTGCAATTGGCTTTGAAGTTGTTGAAGGAAACAAATTGTATAATTCAGAACATTGCTTAAAGGTAATTTATACAGATACAAAACCGACTTTCAATGGTAAAGGTTTTAAGAATACTGTCAGTTTCTTTAAGGATAAAAATATTCAAAAAATATCTTTTGATGATGAGACATTTAGGCAAGCGATTTCAACAAAAAACACTACATGGTTCCATGAAAAAGAATGGAGATATGTCGAAGAAAGAACAGGAAGCTATGACTTTCCGGGTAAAATAGTTGAAGTAATTTTTGGGCTGAAATGCCAGAGTGATGTGCGTGAAAAATATTATAATTTAGTCAAAATGCATATTAATAATGAAGTGCAATTTTTCGAAGTAAAAATTATAAACAATAAATTAGTTAAGTGTTCTTATAGTGAGTTGTAA
- a CDS encoding succinylglutamate desuccinylase/aspartoacylase family protein produces MSQKDITILGETIKPGEGKTINMEIARLHTMTKLKIPIIVERSKIDGPVVLFSAGLHGDEINGTEIVRQIITRNINKPKTGTIICMPVVNIFGFINKSREFPDGRDLNRVFPGSKMGSLASRFAYHLLKEIVPHIEYAVDFHAGGASRFNAPQIRIVPNNPELKDLSDVFNAPFTLYSKNIAGSFRNACGKLGVKMLLFEGGKSLDLNSEITEEGVQGAKRLLNELGMLNPKKTAHIAAAPTKYILTSAWVRARNSGLFQNQIKAGQYVTKGEVIAHITDPFGKFEKKVRAPHSGYIINSNDAPIVYQGDAIFHISVKLG; encoded by the coding sequence ATGAGCCAGAAAGACATTACCATACTTGGAGAAACCATAAAACCCGGTGAGGGTAAAACCATTAACATGGAAATTGCCCGCCTGCATACCATGACCAAGCTTAAGATACCGATAATTGTAGAACGCTCTAAAATTGACGGGCCTGTAGTGCTGTTTTCGGCAGGGCTGCACGGCGATGAGATAAATGGTACAGAGATAGTGCGCCAAATTATAACCCGCAACATCAACAAACCTAAAACAGGTACTATTATTTGTATGCCGGTGGTTAATATTTTTGGTTTTATAAATAAGAGCAGGGAGTTTCCTGATGGGCGCGACCTTAACCGCGTGTTTCCCGGTAGTAAGATGGGCTCGCTTGCCAGCAGGTTTGCCTATCATCTGTTAAAGGAAATTGTGCCTCATATAGAGTATGCTGTAGATTTTCATGCCGGGGGCGCCAGCCGCTTTAATGCTCCGCAAATCAGGATAGTGCCTAATAACCCGGAACTAAAAGACCTGAGCGATGTGTTTAATGCGCCTTTTACGCTGTACAGCAAAAACATTGCAGGGTCGTTTCGTAATGCGTGTGGCAAACTGGGGGTAAAAATGCTATTGTTTGAAGGCGGTAAGTCGCTCGACCTGAATAGTGAAATTACCGAAGAAGGCGTACAAGGTGCTAAACGATTGCTGAATGAACTAGGAATGCTAAACCCTAAAAAAACGGCACATATTGCCGCCGCGCCTACCAAATATATTCTTACCTCGGCGTGGGTACGGGCACGCAACTCGGGCTTGTTCCAAAACCAGATTAAAGCCGGGCAGTATGTTACCAAAGGCGAGGTTATTGCCCATATTACCGACCCGTTTGGTAAATTTGAAAAAAAGGTTCGTGCCCCGCATAGTGGCTATATTATCAACAGCAACGATGCCCCGATTGTGTATCAGGGGGATGCTATTTTTCATATTAGCGTGAAGTTGGGATAG
- a CDS encoding ATP-binding cassette domain-containing protein: MSEVLLDYNNVTIKDRGIAIFEALTFKIEKGQHWAITGTATSGIPVLLQAMAGKLLVTGSVVQQAKSAVLVSNTSHFKNKSNIGDFYYQQRFNSADSQDALTVTEYLKSIQPFSESQTWTLVHTFERLNLNYLADKPVIMLSNGETRRLLLAEALIKNPALLLLDNPLAGLDVASRKNFDLLLEEVINSGINVVIATAPDEIPSCITNIAVLDNGEITAALLAGDFDSADYNFSEENTFDTVLLQELVADWQLAAFEHIIKMQNVSIKYAEKIILDDINWQVKQGERWAIQGHNGAGKSTLLSLVNGDNPQAYANDIILFDRKRGSGESIWDIKKNTGFVSAELPKFFPKDQSCIQVIESGCYDTMGLFRKPKEEHRDTILQWMRLTGVEAFADKVFATVPLSAQRICLLIRALIKKPPLLILDEPCQGLDSAQVNHFKTIINHICSSTQTTLLYVSHYEHEIPECVAQRLTLNAGKVLETATNTHSL, translated from the coding sequence ATGAGTGAAGTACTTTTAGATTATAATAACGTAACCATTAAAGACCGGGGCATTGCCATTTTTGAAGCGCTGACTTTTAAGATCGAAAAAGGGCAGCACTGGGCAATTACCGGCACAGCAACATCGGGTATTCCGGTTTTGTTGCAGGCTATGGCAGGTAAGCTACTGGTTACGGGCAGTGTAGTGCAGCAGGCAAAGTCAGCTGTGTTGGTTAGCAACACTTCGCATTTTAAAAACAAATCGAATATCGGCGATTTCTACTATCAGCAACGCTTTAACAGTGCCGATAGCCAGGACGCGCTAACGGTAACCGAATATCTTAAAAGCATTCAGCCTTTCAGCGAAAGTCAAACCTGGACGTTAGTACACACATTCGAACGGCTCAACCTGAATTACCTGGCAGATAAACCTGTAATCATGCTGAGCAATGGCGAAACCCGCAGGTTGCTTTTGGCAGAAGCCCTGATAAAAAATCCCGCATTATTGCTTTTAGATAATCCGTTGGCGGGGCTTGATGTGGCTTCGCGTAAAAATTTTGATTTGCTTCTGGAAGAGGTTATCAATTCGGGTATTAATGTAGTGATTGCTACAGCACCCGATGAAATTCCGTCATGTATAACAAATATTGCAGTTCTTGATAACGGTGAAATTACGGCAGCGTTATTGGCAGGAGATTTTGATTCTGCAGATTATAATTTTTCAGAAGAAAACACTTTTGATACGGTCCTGCTTCAGGAACTGGTTGCGGACTGGCAGTTGGCGGCCTTTGAGCACATCATCAAAATGCAAAACGTCTCCATCAAATATGCAGAGAAGATTATTTTAGATGATATCAACTGGCAGGTAAAACAGGGCGAACGCTGGGCGATACAAGGCCATAACGGTGCGGGTAAAAGCACACTGCTAAGCCTGGTAAACGGCGACAACCCACAGGCTTATGCCAATGACATTATATTGTTTGACCGTAAACGAGGTTCGGGCGAAAGCATCTGGGACATTAAAAAGAATACCGGATTTGTATCGGCAGAATTGCCAAAATTCTTTCCTAAAGACCAAAGCTGTATACAGGTAATTGAGTCCGGATGCTATGATACCATGGGGCTGTTCCGCAAACCAAAAGAAGAACATCGCGATACCATCCTGCAATGGATGCGCCTTACGGGTGTTGAAGCGTTTGCCGATAAGGTATTTGCTACGGTACCGCTTTCGGCGCAACGCATTTGCCTGCTTATACGCGCCCTGATAAAAAAACCGCCCTTGCTGATACTCGACGAGCCCTGCCAGGGGCTGGACAGCGCGCAGGTAAATCATTTTAAAACCATTATTAACCATATTTGCAGCAGTACCCAAACCACACTGCTCTACGTGAGTCATTACGAACACGAAATACCCGAATGCGTTGCCCAAAGACTAACCCTGAACGCAGGCAAAGTTTTGGAAACCGCAACCAATACCCATAGCCTATGA
- the uvrC gene encoding excinuclease ABC subunit UvrC, with protein MQTPLELQIQTLPDSPGVYQYFDKDDKLLYVGKAKNLKKRVMSYFNKVHEVGRTRVMVRKIVSIKHIVVLTESEALLLENNLIKKLQPRYNVLLKDDKTYPWICIKREPFSRIFPTRNVIKDGSEYFGPYTNFRTVHTLLDLIKELYPLRTCNYDLTPTNVRAGKYKVCLEYHIGNCKGPCEEHESLENYQHHVNAIREILKGNFKESLKDFKKLMQDLAVDMRFEEAQRIKEKIEVLESYQSRSTVFNPRINNLDCFTIISDESMAYVNFIQVSHGAIIRSHTMEIKKKLDEPDEELLEIAVVELRERFNLLSREVLASYEINLGENVNVTVPKMGDKKLILDMSERNARFFRMDQLKQIKIVDPDRHTNRVMAQMKKDLRLPEEPRHIECFDNSNIQGTNPVSACVVFKDGKPSKKDYRHFNIKTVEGPNDFASMEEVVYRRYKRLQDENQPLPQLIIIDGGKGQLSSALKSLDDLGLRGKITILGIAKRLEEIFYPGDSVPLYLDKKSETLKIIQHLRNEAHRFGITHHRDKRSKGALQTSVESIPGIGEKTMITLIKHFKSVKRMAASTEEEIAKVVGPSKAKKITEYYTDKTK; from the coding sequence ATGCAAACGCCCTTAGAATTACAGATACAAACCCTGCCGGACAGCCCGGGGGTGTATCAATACTTTGACAAAGACGATAAGCTGCTGTATGTGGGTAAGGCCAAGAACCTTAAAAAGAGGGTAATGTCCTATTTTAATAAGGTGCATGAGGTAGGCCGTACCCGTGTTATGGTACGCAAAATTGTGAGCATAAAACACATTGTGGTGCTTACCGAAAGTGAGGCTTTGCTGCTGGAAAACAACCTGATAAAAAAACTACAGCCCCGCTACAACGTACTTCTTAAAGACGATAAGACCTACCCGTGGATATGCATTAAACGCGAACCTTTTTCGCGCATTTTCCCTACGCGGAATGTTATTAAAGACGGGAGCGAGTACTTTGGGCCCTATACTAACTTTCGTACCGTACACACGTTGCTCGACCTTATAAAGGAGCTGTATCCGTTACGTACCTGCAATTATGATCTTACCCCAACTAATGTGCGTGCAGGTAAATATAAAGTATGCCTGGAATATCATATAGGCAATTGCAAAGGCCCGTGTGAAGAGCACGAATCTCTCGAAAATTACCAGCATCATGTAAATGCCATTCGCGAAATACTTAAGGGCAACTTTAAAGAGAGCCTTAAAGATTTTAAAAAGCTGATGCAGGACTTGGCTGTAGACATGCGCTTTGAAGAAGCACAGCGCATTAAAGAAAAGATAGAAGTACTGGAAAGCTACCAGTCGCGCAGCACGGTATTTAACCCGCGTATTAACAACCTCGACTGCTTTACCATCATCAGCGATGAGAGCATGGCCTATGTAAACTTTATACAGGTTTCGCATGGCGCCATTATCCGTTCGCATACCATGGAAATTAAAAAGAAACTGGACGAGCCGGACGAAGAACTGCTGGAAATAGCCGTGGTAGAATTGCGTGAGCGCTTTAACCTGCTAAGCCGGGAAGTACTGGCATCATATGAAATAAACCTGGGCGAAAATGTAAACGTTACCGTGCCTAAAATGGGCGACAAAAAGCTGATACTCGACATGAGCGAACGCAATGCCCGTTTTTTCCGTATGGATCAGCTCAAACAAATAAAGATCGTAGACCCGGACAGGCATACAAACCGCGTTATGGCGCAAATGAAAAAAGACCTGCGCCTGCCCGAAGAACCCCGACATATAGAGTGTTTTGACAACTCTAACATTCAGGGTACAAACCCGGTGAGTGCCTGCGTAGTATTTAAAGATGGCAAGCCGAGTAAGAAGGACTACCGCCATTTTAATATTAAAACCGTAGAAGGCCCTAACGACTTTGCAAGTATGGAAGAGGTGGTGTACCGCCGCTACAAACGCCTGCAGGACGAAAACCAGCCCCTGCCCCAACTTATCATAATCGACGGTGGAAAAGGGCAGCTAAGCTCGGCGTTAAAAAGCCTGGACGACCTTGGGCTTCGAGGAAAGATAACTATCTTAGGCATCGCTAAAAGGCTGGAAGAGATCTTCTACCCCGGCGATTCGGTACCCCTGTATTTAGACAAAAAAAGCGAAACGCTAAAAATCATACAACACCTGCGCAACGAGGCACACCGCTTTGGTATTACCCACCACCGCGACAAGCGCAGTAAGGGTGCCTTACAAACATCTGTAGAAAGCATACCGGGCATAGGCGAAAAAACCATGATAACGCTCATAAAGCACTTTAAATCGGTTAAGCGCATGGCAGCCTCTACAGAAGAAGAAATTGCAAAGGTGGTAGGGCCATCAAAAGCAAAAAAGATAACGGAATATTATACGGACAAGACCAAGTAA
- a CDS encoding patatin-like phospholipase family protein: protein MKKLLLLLLCLSLTKMAAQEEKHKPKVGVVLSGGGAKGLAHIGVLKVLEEAGVEVSYIGGTSMGAIVGGLYAAGYSAKELDSIFRSLDADALLRDYTPRVSKNFFEKRNDEMYALQLPFKNFRIGVPTALSKGLYNYTTVNRLTDHVRHIRDFKKLPIPFVCIATDIETGEEVVLNNGVLADAILASGAFPSLYNPVEIDGRLLIDGGVTNNYPIEEVRRMGADIVIGVDVQDPLKNRDQIRGATGILVQINNYQMIQKMTEKRKATDIYIKPDISAFTVVSFEDGGAIIDQGEKAGREMLAKLLPLGGGQPVIKKPLPLQDSIYVEQIRIAGLNNYTRSYVIGKLNFKPASTITYEDLNNGLSTLNATQNFTSMSYCFEPGEKKGEILKLTLKENPINRYIKFGLHYDPLYKSAILLNMTQKNFVKRNDVASLDVILGDNFRYNFDYYIDNGFHLSYGLHSHYSSFNRNISADYTTGALAELLGNDTMNIDFKDFTNQLYIQTIFAQRFLIGGGAEYKHIKIQSPTLPGVNPVFDDSDYFNAYGYIKFDSYDDKYFPTEGYYFSGEAKAFLFSSDYTNTFDRFTLIKGELGTAQTIFDHCTLLLQTETGMSFGENKVPTFDFVLGGYGYYPSHSFRHFYGYDFLSLSGNSYIKGSITADYEIFKKNHLNFSANYANIGNNLYEEGKMFSIPQYSGYAFGYGMETILGPVEIKHSWSPESHKHFTWISVGFWF, encoded by the coding sequence ATGAAGAAACTGCTACTCCTGCTGCTCTGCCTATCGCTTACAAAAATGGCGGCACAGGAGGAAAAACATAAGCCTAAAGTAGGCGTTGTACTCAGCGGCGGCGGGGCTAAAGGCCTTGCCCACATTGGCGTATTAAAAGTACTGGAAGAAGCCGGTGTAGAAGTATCTTACATAGGCGGAACCAGCATGGGCGCTATTGTAGGCGGGCTGTATGCCGCAGGCTATTCTGCAAAGGAGCTTGATTCTATTTTTCGCTCGCTTGATGCCGATGCGTTACTGCGCGATTATACGCCCCGGGTTTCTAAAAACTTTTTTGAGAAACGGAATGATGAGATGTATGCGCTACAGCTACCGTTTAAAAATTTCAGGATAGGTGTACCTACAGCCTTATCTAAAGGGCTTTACAATTATACTACCGTTAACCGCCTTACAGACCATGTGCGGCACATTCGCGATTTTAAAAAATTGCCAATCCCTTTTGTGTGTATCGCTACAGATATTGAAACCGGCGAAGAAGTGGTGCTGAATAATGGGGTATTGGCCGATGCCATACTTGCCAGTGGGGCATTTCCGTCTTTATATAACCCTGTGGAGATAGACGGCCGCCTGCTTATAGATGGCGGCGTTACCAATAACTACCCTATTGAAGAAGTGCGCAGAATGGGGGCAGACATTGTAATAGGCGTAGATGTACAGGATCCGTTAAAGAACCGCGACCAGATAAGGGGCGCCACGGGCATACTCGTGCAGATAAACAACTACCAGATGATACAAAAAATGACGGAAAAGCGCAAAGCTACCGACATTTACATTAAACCAGACATCTCGGCTTTTACCGTAGTATCTTTTGAAGATGGCGGCGCGATAATTGACCAGGGCGAAAAAGCCGGGCGCGAAATGCTGGCTAAGCTACTGCCCCTTGGCGGAGGACAGCCTGTAATAAAAAAACCACTGCCCTTACAGGATTCTATTTATGTAGAGCAAATACGCATTGCCGGATTAAATAATTATACACGTTCGTATGTAATTGGAAAGCTAAACTTTAAACCTGCAAGCACCATTACTTATGAAGACCTTAATAACGGCCTTAGTACTCTTAATGCTACACAAAACTTTACCTCAATGAGCTATTGTTTTGAACCCGGCGAAAAGAAGGGAGAGATATTAAAACTTACGTTAAAGGAAAACCCTATTAACCGCTACATTAAATTTGGCCTGCATTACGACCCGCTTTACAAGAGTGCAATATTGCTAAACATGACACAAAAAAACTTTGTGAAACGAAACGATGTAGCCTCACTGGATGTGATATTGGGCGATAATTTCAGGTATAATTTTGATTATTATATAGACAACGGTTTCCACCTGAGTTATGGGCTGCATTCGCATTACTCCAGTTTTAACCGTAATATATCTGCCGATTACACTACCGGGGCCTTGGCGGAATTGCTTGGGAATGACACCATGAACATCGACTTTAAAGACTTTACAAACCAGTTGTATATACAAACCATTTTTGCACAACGCTTTTTAATAGGTGGTGGTGCAGAATATAAGCATATTAAAATACAGTCGCCTACATTGCCGGGTGTAAACCCTGTGTTTGATGACAGTGATTATTTTAATGCCTATGGCTACATCAAGTTTGACTCGTATGATGACAAGTATTTTCCAACAGAAGGATATTACTTTTCAGGAGAAGCCAAAGCATTCTTATTCTCATCAGATTATACCAATACGTTTGACCGTTTTACACTTATAAAAGGTGAGCTGGGCACGGCACAAACCATTTTTGATCATTGCACGTTGCTCCTGCAAACCGAAACAGGCATGTCTTTTGGAGAAAACAAAGTGCCTACCTTCGATTTTGTACTGGGAGGTTATGGTTATTATCCGTCGCACAGTTTCAGGCATTTTTATGGTTATGATTTTCTGAGCCTTTCCGGCAACAGCTATATAAAAGGCAGCATTACTGCAGATTATGAGATATTCAAAAAGAACCACCTTAATTTTAGTGCAAACTATGCCAACATAGGCAATAACCTTTATGAAGAGGGTAAGATGTTCTCCATTCCGCAATACTCTGGCTATGCATTTGGCTATGGCATGGAAACCATTTTAGGCCCTGTAGAAATAAAACACAGCTGGAGCCCCGAAAGCCACAAACATTTCACTTGGATAAGTGTGGGTTTTTGGTTTTAA
- a CDS encoding MATE family efflux transporter, translating into MAEKGQNKSALTRFYTLLKQSLNGENIDFTKGSIRRAVLLLAIPMMLEMMMESVFALVDLYFVGHLENSSFAVQTVGLTESVLTILYSIAIGVSMAATATVARRVGEKDTEAAGRAGMQAVIVALSINVLLAVPGFIFATDILKAMGSSHESAVYGTPFMRIMFGSTFAIMLLFLLNGIFRGAGNAAIAMKSLWIANLFNILLCPLLINGWGPVPAFGLTGAAIATTIGRSMGVLYQLYNLFNGKGLVKVMWSYLKPDMEQIKALAKVAAPGVLQFVIASCSWIFLAELVALTGKDEGSAGYQSALRIMMFFMLPAWGLSGAAATLVGQNLGAGNVERAERSVLVTAKFNVIYMAAIMIITLLSADSLMWYFTNNPDVHDIAVKAIRILSLGYIFYGVGMVMINAFNGAGDTKTPTKVNLIGFWLFQIPFAYLMALKFELGPLGVFIAIPVAETCMSIASFILFKRGGWKKVKV; encoded by the coding sequence ATGGCTGAAAAAGGACAAAATAAGAGTGCCCTTACACGCTTTTATACGCTGCTGAAGCAATCGCTCAACGGCGAAAATATCGATTTTACAAAAGGCAGCATCCGCAGGGCGGTATTGCTGTTGGCTATACCCATGATGCTCGAAATGATGATGGAATCGGTCTTTGCACTGGTAGACCTGTATTTTGTAGGCCATCTTGAAAACAGCAGCTTTGCAGTACAAACGGTAGGCTTAACAGAATCTGTACTTACCATATTATATTCCATTGCCATAGGAGTAAGTATGGCAGCTACGGCTACTGTGGCACGGCGTGTGGGCGAAAAAGATACCGAGGCTGCCGGGCGTGCCGGTATGCAGGCAGTAATAGTGGCGCTAAGCATTAACGTGCTACTGGCGGTGCCGGGTTTTATCTTTGCAACAGATATACTAAAAGCCATGGGGTCGTCGCATGAATCGGCGGTGTATGGTACACCTTTTATGCGCATTATGTTTGGCAGTACGTTTGCTATTATGCTATTGTTTTTGCTAAACGGAATATTTCGTGGTGCGGGTAATGCCGCCATTGCCATGAAAAGCCTTTGGATAGCTAATCTTTTTAATATCCTTTTATGTCCGTTGCTTATTAATGGCTGGGGGCCTGTGCCTGCTTTTGGGCTTACCGGTGCAGCCATAGCTACAACCATAGGGCGCAGCATGGGTGTGCTGTACCAGCTATACAATTTGTTTAACGGCAAAGGGCTTGTGAAAGTTATGTGGAGTTATTTAAAGCCCGATATGGAGCAGATAAAGGCATTGGCAAAAGTAGCAGCTCCGGGTGTATTGCAATTTGTAATAGCCTCATGCAGCTGGATATTTCTTGCAGAGCTTGTAGCTCTTACGGGTAAAGACGAAGGGTCTGCCGGTTACCAGAGCGCCCTGCGCATTATGATGTTCTTTATGCTGCCTGCATGGGGGCTAAGCGGTGCCGCTGCTACGCTGGTAGGGCAGAACCTGGGTGCCGGAAATGTAGAAAGGGCAGAACGATCTGTACTTGTTACAGCCAAGTTTAATGTTATATATATGGCGGCCATTATGATAATAACATTATTAAGTGCCGATAGCCTGATGTGGTATTTTACCAATAACCCCGATGTGCATGATATTGCCGTTAAGGCTATTCGCATACTGAGCCTGGGTTATATATTTTATGGCGTGGGCATGGTTATGATCAATGCCTTTAATGGTGCAGGAGATACTAAAACGCCTACTAAAGTAAACCTTATAGGCTTCTGGCTGTTCCAAATACCATTTGCCTACCTCATGGCGCTAAAGTTTGAGTTAGGGCCTCTTGGCGTGTTTATAGCCATACCTGTAGCCGAAACGTGCATGAGTATTGCCAGTTTTATCCTTTTTAAAAGGGGTGGGTGGAAAAAAGTTAAAGTGTAG